One Methanomassiliicoccales archaeon DNA window includes the following coding sequences:
- a CDS encoding 50S ribosomal protein L18e, translating to MKRIRKTDPSLVILIEDLKRESRDGGTAIWRDIARRLEKPKRNWAEVNISRLERYADDGDTIIVPGKVLGAGNLSKKLTVAAYRFSESAREMIEKAGGRNLTIEELVEENPSGSGVRIMR from the coding sequence ATGAAAAGGATAAGAAAGACTGACCCCAGCCTCGTTATCCTTATTGAGGATCTCAAGAGGGAGTCAAGAGACGGGGGCACTGCTATCTGGCGAGACATTGCGAGGCGATTGGAGAAGCCCAAGAGGAATTGGGCTGAGGTCAACATCAGTAGGCTCGAGAGATATGCCGATGATGGCGACACAATCATTGTCCCAGGAAAGGTTCTTGGGGCAGGTAACCTCAGCAAGAAGCTCACCGTGGCGGCGTACAGGTTCTCTGAGTCCGCCAGAGAAATGATAGAGAAGGCCGGTGGAAGGAATCTCACTATTGAGGAGCTCGTGGAGGAAAATCCTTCGGGCAGCGGCGTGAGGATAATGAGGTGA